From Pelmatolapia mariae isolate MD_Pm_ZW linkage group LG22, Pm_UMD_F_2, whole genome shotgun sequence, a single genomic window includes:
- the efna1a gene encoding ephrin-A1a isoform X2, translating into MDLVWIVGFVGSVCAWFASAERHSVYWNSTNPKFQRDDYAVEVKLNDYLDIVCPHYPQGEVPSLDAERYVLYMVERDDYDTCKPQSYDQMRWECGHPFAPHAPEKFSEKFQRFTPFTLGKEFRQGESYYYISKPLHHHGQECLRLRVDVIAADGSQEARVAKGGTGGTAVGAGGGVHNPSNRLPADDPVVILPDVQKSVRTNSAAAATSLSIFSVLVPFSLLFLLH; encoded by the exons ATGGATTTGGTTTGGATTGTGGGCTTCGTTGGGAGCGTCTGCGCCTGGTTTGCTTCAGCGGAGCGGCACAGTGTCTACTGGAACAGCACAAACCCAAA GTTTCAGCGGGACGACTATGCTGTGGAGGTGAAGCTTAATGACTACCTAGACATCGTCTGCCCCCATTACCCGCAGGGTGAGGTGCCATCGCTGGATGCAGAGCGATACGTGCTCTACATGGTGGAGCGGGATGACTACGACACCTGCAAGCCGCAGTCGTATGACCAGATGCGCTGGGAGTGCGGTCATCCATTTGCCCCTCACGCTCCTGAGAAGTTCTCTGAAAAATTCCAGCGTTTTACTCCTTTCACCCTGGGAAAGGAGTTTCGCCAAGGAGAGAGCTACTACTATATCT CCAAACCTTTGCACCACCATGGCCAAGAGTGCCTGAGGCTGAGGGTGGACGTCATAGCCGCAGATG gctcTCAAGAGGCCAGAGTGGCTAAAGGGGGCACAGGTGGGACTGCAGTTGGAGCCGGTGGCGGGGTTCACAACCCATCCAACAGGCTGCCTGCAG ATGACCCGGTGGTTATCCTGCCAGATGTTCAGAAGAGTGTACGGACAAACTCCGCAGCGGCAGCTACATCCCTCTCAATCTTCTCAGTGCTAGTCCCATTTTCGTTACTGTTTTTGTTGCACTGA
- the efna1a gene encoding ephrin-A1a isoform X1, with the protein MDLVWIVGFVGSVCAWFASAERHSVYWNSTNPKFQRDDYAVEVKLNDYLDIVCPHYPQGEVPSLDAERYVLYMVERDDYDTCKPQSYDQMRWECGHPFAPHAPEKFSEKFQRFTPFTLGKEFRQGESYYYISKPLHHHGQECLRLRVDVIAADGSQEARVAKGGTGGTAVGAGGGVHNPSNRLPAADDPVVILPDVQKSVRTNSAAAATSLSIFSVLVPFSLLFLLH; encoded by the exons ATGGATTTGGTTTGGATTGTGGGCTTCGTTGGGAGCGTCTGCGCCTGGTTTGCTTCAGCGGAGCGGCACAGTGTCTACTGGAACAGCACAAACCCAAA GTTTCAGCGGGACGACTATGCTGTGGAGGTGAAGCTTAATGACTACCTAGACATCGTCTGCCCCCATTACCCGCAGGGTGAGGTGCCATCGCTGGATGCAGAGCGATACGTGCTCTACATGGTGGAGCGGGATGACTACGACACCTGCAAGCCGCAGTCGTATGACCAGATGCGCTGGGAGTGCGGTCATCCATTTGCCCCTCACGCTCCTGAGAAGTTCTCTGAAAAATTCCAGCGTTTTACTCCTTTCACCCTGGGAAAGGAGTTTCGCCAAGGAGAGAGCTACTACTATATCT CCAAACCTTTGCACCACCATGGCCAAGAGTGCCTGAGGCTGAGGGTGGACGTCATAGCCGCAGATG gctcTCAAGAGGCCAGAGTGGCTAAAGGGGGCACAGGTGGGACTGCAGTTGGAGCCGGTGGCGGGGTTCACAACCCATCCAACAGGCTGCCTGCAG CAGATGACCCGGTGGTTATCCTGCCAGATGTTCAGAAGAGTGTACGGACAAACTCCGCAGCGGCAGCTACATCCCTCTCAATCTTCTCAGTGCTAGTCCCATTTTCGTTACTGTTTTTGTTGCACTGA